A portion of the Acipenser ruthenus chromosome 38, fAciRut3.2 maternal haplotype, whole genome shotgun sequence genome contains these proteins:
- the LOC117962751 gene encoding uncharacterized protein LOC117962751 isoform X1: MALGCWLCLTGLLLVQLDLAQGLQLPEQLIVLRGHSLVLKPVLGTFPSQVHLVTWKREKAGQQPVRILIYQSERNITNPSQPFSNRAGFDTESFTLTLRNITAADSGEYQLTLTLPDGSEHSATTRVAVYEPLSDPKIFADVSSLHCSVSEGSAPRFSWLLDGAPVSNHSYTISSEGRNLSLSPAHPHPAVLCGEFTCTAHNEMETRTASYSAQGPHCTVQDRHHLALLWILLIPVVLAVGVCYWCFRRGSRQAPL; the protein is encoded by the exons ATGGCTCTCGGGTGTTGGCTCTGCTTGACTGGGCTGCTCCTCGTCCAGCTCG aCTTGGCTCAGGGCCTCCAGCTCCCCGAGCAGCTCATCGTGCTCCGAGGTCACAGTCTGGTTCTGAAGCCTGTGCTGGGTACCTTCCCCTCCCAGGTCCACCTCGTCACGTGGAAACGAGAGAAGGCTGGGCAGCAGCCTGTGCGAATCCTCATCTATCAGTCCGAACGCAACATCACAAATCCCTCCCAACCCTTCTCTAACAGAGCGGGCTTCGACACAGAATCCTTCACCCTGACGCTGCGCAACATTACAGCTGCCGACTCTGGAGAGTACCAGCTCACCCTGACGCTCCCTGACGGGTCCGAGCACAGCGCCACAACCCGCGTCGCTGTGTACG AGCCCCTCTCAGATCCCAAGATCTTTGCTGACGTTTCCTCCCTGCACTGCTCCGTTTCGGAGGGCTCTGCCCCACGGTTCTCCTGGCTGCTGGACGGGGCTCCCGTCTCAAACCACTCTTACACAATCTCTTCAGAAGGACGTAACCTGAGCTTGAGCCCCGCACACCCCCACCCGGCTGTGCTGTGTGGAGAATTCACCTGCACTGCTCACAATGAGATGGAAACCAGGACGGCCAGCTACAGCGCACAGG GTCCGCACTGCACAGTACAAGATCGCCATCACCTCGCCCTGCTGTGGATACTTCTCATACCCGTTGTACTGGCTGTGGGTGTATGTTACTGGTGTTTCAG aagagGATCCCGACAGGCTCCACTATAG
- the LOC117962751 gene encoding uncharacterized protein LOC117962751 isoform X2: MALGCWLCLTGLLLVQLDLAQGLQLPEQLIVLRGHSLVLKPVLGTFPSQVHLVTWKREKAGQQPVRILIYQSERNITNPSQPFSNRAGFDTESFTLTLRNITAADSGEYQLTLTLPDGSEHSATTRVAVYEPLSDPKIFADVSSLHCSVSEGSAPRFSWLLDGAPVSNHSYTISSEGRNLSLSPAHPHPAVLCGEFTCTAHNEMETRTASYSAQGPHCTVQDRHHLALLWILLIPVVLAVGVCYWCFRGSRQAPL, encoded by the exons ATGGCTCTCGGGTGTTGGCTCTGCTTGACTGGGCTGCTCCTCGTCCAGCTCG aCTTGGCTCAGGGCCTCCAGCTCCCCGAGCAGCTCATCGTGCTCCGAGGTCACAGTCTGGTTCTGAAGCCTGTGCTGGGTACCTTCCCCTCCCAGGTCCACCTCGTCACGTGGAAACGAGAGAAGGCTGGGCAGCAGCCTGTGCGAATCCTCATCTATCAGTCCGAACGCAACATCACAAATCCCTCCCAACCCTTCTCTAACAGAGCGGGCTTCGACACAGAATCCTTCACCCTGACGCTGCGCAACATTACAGCTGCCGACTCTGGAGAGTACCAGCTCACCCTGACGCTCCCTGACGGGTCCGAGCACAGCGCCACAACCCGCGTCGCTGTGTACG AGCCCCTCTCAGATCCCAAGATCTTTGCTGACGTTTCCTCCCTGCACTGCTCCGTTTCGGAGGGCTCTGCCCCACGGTTCTCCTGGCTGCTGGACGGGGCTCCCGTCTCAAACCACTCTTACACAATCTCTTCAGAAGGACGTAACCTGAGCTTGAGCCCCGCACACCCCCACCCGGCTGTGCTGTGTGGAGAATTCACCTGCACTGCTCACAATGAGATGGAAACCAGGACGGCCAGCTACAGCGCACAGG GTCCGCACTGCACAGTACAAGATCGCCATCACCTCGCCCTGCTGTGGATACTTCTCATACCCGTTGTACTGGCTGTGGGTGTATGTTACTGGTGTTTCAG agGATCCCGACAGGCTCCACTATAG